In Quercus robur chromosome 11, dhQueRobu3.1, whole genome shotgun sequence, the following proteins share a genomic window:
- the LOC126706146 gene encoding probable pectinesterase/pectinesterase inhibitor 12: MASSTNNILKLLLLLPALSLSRTWALDSSQSSSSCHSSSSSSSSFCKTTPYPEVCLDALEHNIHEISTATSPNNTAYYFHYTLKTATNESRKLSTLLSKAGILNNIIEKQRGTIQDCTELHQITLSSLQRSVSQTNDAPINKRKLADARAYLSAALTNKITCLESLDSASGPLKPALLNFIHDTYKHVSNSLSILSSQFPQNISQHSQNNRRLVDVGVPTWISKKLESRTRMLESESKVLLTVAAGGTGNFTTITDAINFAPNNSIVKTEIYVKQGVYEENVVIPSYKLNIFLRGDGTDATIITGNRSVVDGWTTFNSATLAVSGEGFLARDIRIENKVGEEKHQAVALRVNEDFVALYKCSIIGYEDTLYVHSFRQFYRECEIKGTIDFIFGNAAVVFQSCDIVSRMPISGQFTVITAQSRNSPDESTGISFQNCKILAEKDLSSSVKSYLGRPWRMYSRTVYLLSYIDNFIDPVGWTQWSNDDNQGLDTLYYGEYANTGPGSSIDDRVTWSGHHIMNLIDTLNFTVYQFISGVDWLENSPIPCEFWVN, translated from the exons ATGGCTTCCTCCACCAACAATATTCTGAAGCTTCTTTTGCTTCTCCCTGCACTCAGCTTATCAAGAACATGGGCTCTCGACTCTTCtcagtcttcttcttcttgtcattcttcttcttcttcctcttcctctt TCTGCAAAACCACACCATACCCAGAAGTCTGCCTTGACGCATTGGAACACAACATCCACGAAATATCAACGGCTACCAGTCCAAACAACACCGCCTACTACTTCCATTACACCCTCAAAACCGCAACAAATGAGTCTAGAAAGCTTTCCACTTTGTTATCCAAGGCCGGAATCTTAAATAATATCATCGAAAAACAAAGAGGAACCATCCAGGACTGTACGGAACTCCACCAAATCACATTGTCTTCTTTACAAAGATCTGTGTCCCAAACCAATGATGCACCCATTAATAAACGCAAACTAGCCGATGCAAGAGCTTACCTTAGCGCAGCACTCACCAACAAGATCACATGCTTGGAATCCCTCGATTCAGCTTCAGGTCCTTTGAAGCCAGCCCTGCTGAATTTCATACATGACACTTACAAGCATGTAAGTAATTCTCTTTCAATTCTGTCTAGCCAATTCCCCCAAAATATTAGCCAACACAGCCAAAATAATAGGCGCCTAGTGGACGTGGGTGTTCCAACATGGATTTCAAAGAAATTAGAGAGTCGGACTCGGATGTTGGAGAGTGAGAGCAAGGTACTGCTGACTGTGGCTGCTGGTGGAACTGGAAACTTCACCACCATCACTGATGCAATCAACTTTGCTCCAAACAATAGCATTGTTAAAACAGAGATCTATGTGAAACAAGGAGTTTATGAGGAAAATGTGGTAATCCCAAGTTACAAGCTAAACATTTTTCTGCGTGGAGACGGAACTGATGCCACTATCATTACTGGTAATAGAAGCGTGGTAGATGGTTGGACCACTTTCAACTCTGCAACCCTTG CGGTGTCTGGAGAAGGCTTTTTGGCTCGAGACATACGTATTGAGAACAAAGTTGGAGAAGAGAAACATCAAGCTGTTGCTTTGAGAGTAAATGAGGACTTTGTTGCATTGTACAAATGCTCCATCATTGGTTATGAGGATACACTGTATGTCCATTCATTTCGACAATTCTACCGAGAATGTGAAATAAAGGGCACTATAGATTTCATATTTGGGAACGCAGCGGTTGTATTTCAATCATGTGACATTGTTTCAAGAATGCCAATATCTGGTCAATTCACGGTCATCACAGCACAGTCTCGTAATAGCCCAGATGAGTCAACTGGAATCTCTTTCCAGAATTGTAAAATTTTAGCTGAAAAGGATTTGAGCTCTAGTGTAAAAAGCTACTTAGGAAGGCCATGGAGGATGTACTCTCGGACAGTCTACCTACTATCCTACATTGACAACTTTATTGACCCAGTAGGATGGACGCAGTGGTCCAATGATGATAATCAAGGATTAGACACGCTGTATTATGGGGAGTATGCTAATACAGGACCTGGCTCATCAATAGATGACAGAGTGACTTGGTCAGGGCATCACATAATGAATTTGATTGATACATTAAATTTCACCGTGTACCAGTTCATTTCTGGTGTTGACTGGTTGGAAAATAGTCCCATTCCTTGcgaattttgggtaaattaa